AATCGCATCATCGCTTTTGGATGGCGGTGTATATCGCGTGTAGGGGTCTACTAGCGTCCTGTAAAGGACCTGGACTGAATCCCCGTCTTCGGGCAGGTTTGCAAGTTCATCTTCGTACAGATATACTTTTTGAAGGAGCCAGTAGTTAAATGAGTATTCCGTCGGTTTGGGAGTACTCTCGACCGGATGGATAAAGTCCGAACATCCGAGCAAGCCCAAAAGCGTAGCAGCTAGAATTATTCGGAGAAACATGGCTTTATCCTTTGAACATTTGGTTTGTGGGATCTCCTAAAAAGGAGATTCCCGGTCTATGCCGGGAATGACAATTCTCTAGTAACTAAGGACTAGTGACTAGTTACTGCGGCGAAGCCGTTACTGGTCGATGCTCAGTCCCTTCTTGTCGAGGAGCACACGCGGAATGCCGCCTTCGAGCGGGTTTTCGATGACGGAGATGGTCTGGAGACTTTCGCATTCGGCAAGGCTTTCCGGGAGGGTGGCAAGCTGGTTTGCATCGAGCACGAGTTCGCGGAGGCTCTTCAGGTTGCTGAATTCCGACGGAATGGCGCCCAAGCGGTTACCGGAAATCATGAAGATTTCGAGGTTCTCGAGGTGCGAGAGCGTTGCCGGGATGGTTGTCAGTTCGTTATTGTCGAGGTAGAGCTTCACGAGGCTCTTCATCTTGCCGATGGTCGGCGGGATTTCGGAGAGCATGTTGTCGTGGAGCGAGAGCTTGACCACTTTCTGCCAGTTGCCGACTTCAAGCGGCAGGTCCAGGAGCTGGTTTTTCGCGATGTTTACCGTCTGGAGGTTTACAAGCTTGCCTACAGATTCTGGAAGGTCCGACAGGCTGTTGTAGCCGAGGTAGAGGTTTTCAAGTTTTGTAAGTTCTCCGATGGATTCCGGCAGTTCCATGAGGTCATTTTCACTCACGGAGAGGCTCTTCAGGTTTTTCAAGAGACCGATGTCATCGGGAATCTCGACAAGCAGGTTGCGGTCGAGGTTGAGTTCCTCGAGGGATTCAATTTCAAACAGTTCTGGGGGCAACAGGCGCAGACCCTTCTGGGAGAGGTCGAGCGTCTTTGCTTTTTCAGCTTTAG
The genomic region above belongs to Fibrobacter sp. UWB4 and contains:
- a CDS encoding leucine-rich repeat domain-containing protein; translated protein: MNLLDVIAKAKAEKAKTLDLSQKGLRLLPPELFEIESLEELNLDRNLLVEIPDDIGLLKNLKSLSVSENDLMELPESIGELTKLENLYLGYNSLSDLPESVGKLVNLQTVNIAKNQLLDLPLEVGNWQKVVKLSLHDNMLSEIPPTIGKMKSLVKLYLDNNELTTIPATLSHLENLEIFMISGNRLGAIPSEFSNLKSLRELVLDANQLATLPESLAECESLQTISVIENPLEGGIPRVLLDKKGLSIDQ